The following are encoded in a window of Glandiceps talaboti chromosome 5, keGlaTala1.1, whole genome shotgun sequence genomic DNA:
- the LOC144435631 gene encoding uncharacterized protein LOC144435631, protein MMMMQTIVATALITLSVFLILDVAVAYPYYDADKQLQNELFDRTNVDEGDGGDAMWRRAYSPISGTDQSIKDYSSILSCSVGQVCKPSAKTKFSCKCNMFTYCVAPGKYADAKCKWSAVGYVYKQP, encoded by the exons atgatgatgatgcagaCTATAGTGGCTACAGCATTGATCACCTTGAGTGTGTTTCTCATATTGGACGTTGCGGTGGCCTATCCGTATTATGATGCTGATAAACAACTACAAAACGAACTCTTCGATAGGACTAATGTCGATGAAGGAGATGGTGGAGACGCGATGTGGAGGAGGGCTTACTCCCCTATCAGTGGAACCGACCAGTCGATTAAGGATTATTCTTCAATA CTTTCTTGCTCAGTTGGACAAGTATGCAAGCCATCTGCCAAGACAAAGTTctcatgtaaatgtaatatgttTACATACTGTGTTGCACCTGGAAAATATGCTGATGCTAAGTGCAAATGGAGTGCGGTTGGCTACGTCTATAAGCAACCTTAA